The sequence below is a genomic window from Mugil cephalus isolate CIBA_MC_2020 chromosome 14, CIBA_Mcephalus_1.1, whole genome shotgun sequence.
attatctgggtgtcttaatcggataaggagaactccgattttaatcggagtaacatgtttacatgcacttaagttgtgcAGTTAGAGTCCAATTAagacaataatttgtttttttcacgtgcatgtaacgCACTGACTGATTCAAGAAGCACACTGCCCTCCGCCTCTTCCTTTCATAtattactaatctcttttatacagtttatgttACTAATGTGTGGCGTCTATCACTTCTCAGTGTGAGAATGTCATGTGGCATGTGAAGTGTGTGAAATGCGTGTCTCACAACTTGAGAGCCCTGCATAAAAAGTAGTGCAACTTGCAACTTTAGCCCAACAACACTTTTGTAAAATGGTTGGTTTTTGAATCGAAAAAACCTCCAAACAACTGCCACGTCTTCAATTTGGACTACTTCACCTTCACCACGCTTTGCAGTGCAACATTGGAAAGGGTCCCGTCTGAAACAGTGTCGCGTGGCACAACATTCCaaatgctgtgtaatcaaatacaccagtatagcgctattaaaaattcatatcgtaacaaaaatatataccaATATTCGGTATGAGGCAGTATACTGTCCAGTTTGTGTTTAGAggtcagtattattattattttatttttttttaggctaCTTAACCCTTTGAtctccacactaagaaatatgattaatcacaattaaatatcattattttttaatctatagTGTGcacatatcattattaatatgttCACACAATGTACAAATTCATGCAATATAAATATTGAAActgtttgatttatattttcaaGCTATGGTCATCTGTACAAAAGCGCTATAGCTCAAAAAGTCACAGCTTAGGTATTTGTATACATAACGTGTTCATACATGGCAATTTTGTGcatcttacaaactgaatgactagcaatggtttgaaaatgggtacaaaatgagaaattaagcattttattgtctactactactactactactacaaaaaaaaaatcaagtgtggccagtcaaagggttaaagaaGGCAAACACAGGGATTAGCTATGAATATAACCACCGCACTCTAGTGCAGCATTGCAGGGGAAACTTTCTGTACAGATACCATAAGAATCATCCACATCTACTCACTGATAAATTTCAGCTAATGTACTGACTTTTCAGCGTCAAGCACATCAAACATTATTATGGTTAAAgagcatttcatttaaataaagtatttataatTTCACCATTAATCTTCGCCTATCTGATAGAGTGACTTACTCTGTCAGTAAATCAAAGATTCATATGTTAAGTTTCTGTCTGCCTGGTTCTAGTGCAGCACATCTCAAGTGACCACTTGGGACACAATTCCCCCTCGCCCTATGCAAATAGAGATGAACTGTACATCACTGAGGAATCTTCCATACACACAATAATGCTGTTGTTGCATATATAGTATAGTGATGGAGAATATCTTAGTACTAAAAACcagggacagaaaaacattttgattcaCATGAACAGATCAAACTTTTGCCacgaataaaattaaaatatccgTCAGAACTCAACCTGACTGTATAATAACTGTTGCTGATAATCTATGACTaggtgaaaggaaaggaagaaaactAAACTGTGTTATTTGCCATTAGATATTGATCATGTTGCGAATCATGTTGAGCCACATGAGGAAATCAAGACAATCATCTGTATTTGGAAATACCCTACAATGTGAAAACTGTTGGACAATttacaaacaaactaaatgttggCTCCTATAAACATTCCATCCAAACTTTGCAATAACTGCATTTATTACAGGCTGATCATACAGGACATTTAAAATCCTGCCTGTGTGTTAAGATGCACACCTATACCTCACAATCGTCTAATCACACACAACCCATTCACTTGAGTATGTCTATGTGAATATTGTTCTGCGTATATTTTCATCCACTGTAgtgtatgtgttcacatttgTAAATCGCGCAATGCATCATTTATAATTAATACTTAAGGAGCAAGTATTAAGGAGCAGAATTGTGCATGAAGTGTAAAAAAGTTTAACTTGACATAATGTCCAGGATTAATCTTCTGTTAATGATGACTGGACTACAGCTGAAAATAGCTATGATTTGGCCAACCCAATGGAGAGCGCTGGGTCTAACTTCATAAATGTTAACTCCGTGTCAGCTGCGATGTAATGACGACATATAAATTGTTGGTGTGACAGTATATTCTTTGACTGTATTACCAAAAATGATTTCATGTGCTACAAATACTAGTTTTcacatacatttataatttgctTAAGCTTATCAGGAAAACTAGGTCTATTTAATTCATCTTCACCAACTGACTGGcttaagacatttttttggtTGGACTACAGCACTAAGGGACACTACACAATGGTACCAAGCTGCTACATGGCAAAAAGCAGTTAGTTGCTTACCTTTTCCACTTTGTGACAGTGAATGAGTCCATCCTGTCCAATGTAAAAAGTAGAGAATGCATCATAGGACCTATAAGAGACAAGATTTGGGTTACCATTTGACACCACTGCATTACCACACTTGAGAAAGTTCACACTTGAGCACTCACTTGTGACTGAAACGTAAATTTCCCCTTTAGATTAAATGTACTAACAAGGCATGGGTGGTTACAGCTGTGTAACAACACCAGTTCTGGATGCACTGACCATTACCTGTATAGGTGGGATTTATTTTTACGATAGAAACGAAGCAGCTGAATGTGGAAGGGAAGGCCGTGGATCCTCCAGCGAGCCTTAATGGTCCCATCCTCCATGTGTTTGGTGAGCTTCAGTACATCCAGCCGAACCTCGGTGTAGTAACACAGACAAAGCAGGCGCCACAGGGAAACGGTGAACTGGTATAGCATACGGCCTCTACAtccaaacacacagcaacagcaacCAGGGTCCAAACTTATTGTAATGTCTATAATAATGCATTCCTGTAAGATCATCCTGCACACAGCAATCATATTCACCTGGTCTTAGTATTTAAGAGGCCATTGATAAACTCCACATCATTCGAGTACATGGTGTAGTCATGGCTCGTCAGAAAGAATCTTGGAAgctgcacaacaaacacagaaaatgaattctCAAATAGTCATGTATATTCTTAGTACATTACATTGCCAAAACTtacacatttttgttgatgcGTTAATTCAGGTCTTATGTTAATCCAGTATCCATTTTGTATACTCCTTTTTTAATCACTTTGTGCACATTTTCTATCACTCTAACATTATCAGCCTGTGATGTGATGCCAACCCAAGAAGTGTATAACACAATTAACCTAGTTTATCTATCAATAGATTGTAACCGATCTGTTTGAAAGATTGGAatgatgaaatgtattttactgCGTCTCTAAATAGTActatgaaggaaaacaaaacagaaaaccattTTATCATCAACATAAATAGTAAACTTTTATAATAAGAGCAGTACTTTGGTTTGTtccaaaaagaataaaatgaatgttctGTGCAGTTTTTGTATCAAAATACCAGGgcaattttcagttttagtcTCTTAAGACTATGCAATCATGCTACACCTACCaaccttcctacctacctatctaTTATTTTCCCtttggtttgtctgtgtcaaaactatttttataCTTATTGCTGGTCAAAATGCACAGTACACACGGACACAGATTTTTCCCATTTGAGTGCACCAAATGCTCTGTTGCACAGTGAAATATCTGTAGAGGGAATATTTCCATACAATTGAAATTAATTAACAGACTGATGGTAACACTGCATATTTGATGGAACTTGACACCAGATGGTTTCTCTTATCCAGACACATTCATTCTCACCTCTATTCTCAGTCTTTCATACATCATGGCCAGTTGCTCCTCTCTTTCACTGTCTCCTTCTGTATGCTGCCCCTCTTCTCTGCCAACATCActatacagagagagaggaggcagcagaggtAGCTCCACAAGCTTCTTATCAAGTCCACCATCCTGGCTAGATTTCAGGATGTTGCCAGGCACCAGACACGTCGCAGggcaatgaaaacaataaaacctaGAACCATAGATGAACGGTGCAGGACATCCCTCCGCTTCAAACAGGCTTCTGAAGCACCCGTGTTCTCTCTTCCCAGCATCAGCACCTTTACTCTTGAAGTTCTCTACACTGATGTCATCCTCTCTGCAACCGTCCACCGTGGTGAGTGGAAAGGAGAATTCAGAGGACTTCTGCGTTGCCAGAGCAAGGAGCTCTACTGGTTTATTTTGACTAAACAGAGGGATCTCCAGCAAGGTGTGGAGGCCATTTGACTCTCCCGGTTGTACCAGTACACACACGCTGAGGGACTCCTCCCAGTCTTCCTCATAGCAACCTTGTTTCTGAGACTGGCTCGTATGGGGCAGTGGTTGGAGCAGCACTGGCTGCTTAATGTTCTGATATCTCAGGCTGTTAGGGGGCGCCAGAGCCCATGTTGCACTGCTCAGGGGGCGTGTCTGACAGATCCAATGCCAGTTGACGACCTAAAAGGGGCAATAAGGACTATGGTATTAGTATCTTTACCAT
It includes:
- the c14h6orf136 gene encoding uncharacterized protein C6orf136 homolog, whose translation is MAVSRGGVAFWVGCVRSHGRRQPIQTRRWIQSQVVNWHWICQTRPLSSATWALAPPNSLRYQNIKQPVLLQPLPHTSQSQKQGCYEEDWEESLSVCVLVQPGESNGLHTLLEIPLFSQNKPVELLALATQKSSEFSFPLTTVDGCREDDISVENFKSKGADAGKREHGCFRSLFEAEGCPAPFIYGSRFYCFHCPATCLVPGNILKSSQDGGLDKKLVELPLLPPLSLYSDVGREEGQHTEGDSEREEQLAMMYERLRIELPRFFLTSHDYTMYSNDVEFINGLLNTKTRGRMLYQFTVSLWRLLCLCYYTEVRLDVLKLTKHMEDGTIKARWRIHGLPFHIQLLRFYRKNKSHLYRSYDAFSTFYIGQDGLIHCHKVEKVMPAQPPVLPRVTSLLTGTLVALGVQEHRPALNLLPLLLSSLRQSRN